The Eleutherodactylus coqui strain aEleCoq1 chromosome 13, aEleCoq1.hap1, whole genome shotgun sequence genome includes a window with the following:
- the ERBB2 gene encoding receptor tyrosine-protein kinase erbB-2 isoform X2, with amino-acid sequence MDLQPWILGLLALLLQGGLCREVCTGTDMKLLHPYSYQSHYETLRTLYQDCQVIQGNLEITYLKEDDDVSFLKDIKEVQGYVLIAYNLLSYIPLEKLRIIRGAQLYQDRYALAVLSNSQSGGTVGLRELRMRSLTEILNGGLIIENNTQLCFHETIKWQDILSQNNPFHKDVVLGRGSRPCPQCSSSCGSLPSGTAGSCWGEGTENCQILTSVICQSGCQRCKGKYSSDCCHEQCAAGCTGPKNIDCLACLNFNNSGTCELHCPPLTIYNPLTFQTVTNVNARYTFGATCVVKCPYNYLATDVGSCTLLCPQVTQEVVVGDVQKCEKCDKCTKVCYGLGMDILKTTQTINSSNIEHFRGCKKIVGNLVFLSESLQRGSDNATQLTMEDLEVFKTLEEITGYIYIDTWPDALNSLQVFENLRVIRGRLLHNGAYSLVIRNLSISSLGLRSLKEISSGLVLIEGNSNLCFLDTVPWSKILRNSRQTILMTGNKPQATCADGNACFHLCANAECWGSEASQCIQCEGLLRGLDCVDSCNVEEGEPREMINGSQCIACHPECMPQNASATCSGPQADQCLECAHYKDGAMCVNQCPSGKKVDSFVPIWKFADKDGSCQLCPVNCSHSCDKLDEKGCPIIVNNSQTYMIVAVVGSVLLLLTAAVLVVLYIRRRNELKKKHTLKRILQEHELVEPLTPSGAMPNQAQMRILKETELKKMKILGSGAFGTVYKGIWIPDGENVKIQVAIKVLRENTSPKANKEILDEAYVMAGVASPYVCRLLGICLTTTVQLVTQLMPYGCLLEYVRENKDHIHSRDLLNWCVQIAKGMTYLEDIRLVHRDLAARNVLVRNPTHVKITDFGLARLLDVDETEYHADGGKVPIKWMALESILHRKFTHQSDVWSYGVTVWELMTFGAKPYDGIPAREIPDLLEKGERLPQPPVCTIDVYMIMVKCWMIDSECRPKFRELVTEFSRMARDPSRFVVIEDEELMAQSSPLTTQFYSDLLQEAAIDDLVDAEEYLVPHQGFFGCDESTVEHRSRISSTQSQAETQIDQILMDDTSHVEPLLSRTLSHKSDASASDDISEGDYVFDPPHPKESSLKRRYCDDPTLLGGKDTVDGRGVEMDGSISPGSPSYPPGSPVYSPTYSPGSPVYSPTYSPGSPAYSSAYPPEYVNQREPSRSRSPVKTPRTSVSTLERQKGQLCRNGMIREPRSPIAMGAVENPDYLPPPGMYIPNSFPQAFDNPYYWNHELRAESEPNPTQNGFTTPTAENPEYLGLDEAMIRPRDVTA; translated from the exons GACATCAAGGAAGTGCAGGGCTATGTTTTAATAGCATACAATCTGCTGAGTTACATCCCTTTGGAGAAATTGCGCATTATTCGTGGAGCTCAACTCTATCAGGATCGGTACGCCTTAGCAGTGCTGTCCAACTCACAATCTGGAGGAACGGTTGGCCTGAGAGAACTGCGCATGAGGAGCCTCACAG AGATCCTAAATGGTGGGCTGATCATAGAGAATAACACCCAACTTTGCTTTCATGAAACCATCAAATGGCAGGACATCCTGAGTCAGAACAACCCTTTCCATAAGGATGTGGTTCTAGGGCGTGGGAGTCGTCCAT GTCCCCAATGTTCAAGCAGCTGTGGATCCCTACCTTCAGGAACAGCTGGGTCATGCTGGGGAGAGGGCACAGAGAACTGCCAAATTT TAACCAGTGTTATCTGCCAGAGCGGCTGCCAGAGGTGTAAAGGGAAATATTCCAGTGACTGTTGCCATGAACAGTGCGCAGCCGGATGTACTGGGCCTAAGAACATCGACTGTCTG GCGTGCCTTAATTTCAATAACAGTGGCACCTGTGAGCTGCACTGTCCTCCTCTTACCATATATAACCCACTGACCTTCCAAACCGTAACCAATGTCAATGCAAGATATACTTTTGGAGCAACCTGTGTCGTCAAATGTCCTT ACAACTATTTGGCCACCGACGTCGGTTCCTGCACTCTTCTTTGCCCACAAGTAACTCAAGAGGTCGTAGTAGGAGATGTGCAGAAGTGTGAAAAATGTGACAAGTGCACTAAAG TTTGCTATGGACTCGGGATGGACATCTTGAAGACAACCCAAACCATTAATTCAAGCAATATCGAGCATTTTCGAGGATGCAAAAAAATAGTCGGGAACCTGGTATTCCTTTCTGAATCTTTACAGAG GGGATCAGATAACGCTACCCAGCTGACCATGGAGGACTTGGAGGTGTTTAAGACCCTTGAGGAAATTACAG GGTACATCTACATTGACACATGGCCTGATGCACTGAATAGTCTCCAAGTGTTTGAGAACTTGCGTGTAATTCGGGGAAGACTCTTACATAA TGGTGCATATTCACTGGTCATCCGCAATCTTTCCATCTCATCTCTTGGATTGCGGTCCTTGAAAGAAATCAGCAGCGGACTTGTTCTGATTGAGGGGAACTCTAATCTCTGCTTCTTGGACACTGTACCATGGTCAAAAATTTTGAGAAATTCAAGACAGACCATTCTGATGACTGGAAATAAACCACAAGCCACATGTG CCGATGGAAATGCATGTTTTCATCTTTGTGCCAATGCGGAATGCTGGGGCAGTGAAGCGTCCCAGTGTATCCAGTGCGAGGGCCTGTTACGTGGGCTTGACTGtgtggattcttgcaatgttgaGGAGGG GGAGCCAAGGGAAATGATCAATGGAAGCCAATGTATAGCATGTCACCCAGAGTGCATGCCACAGAATGCTTCTGCTACATGCTCTGGCCCG CAAGCAGATCAGTGTCTGGAGTGTGCACATTACAAGGATGGAGCCATGTGCGTTAACCAGTGTCCAAGCGGGAAAAAAGTTGACTCCTTTGTGCCCATTTGGAAGTTTGCAGATAAAGATGGCTCCTGCCAGCTGTGCCCTGTTAACTGCTCCCATTC GTGCGATAAATTAGATGAGAAGGGGTGTCCCATCATTGTGAATAACAG TCAGACCTACATGATCGTGGCGGTGGTAGGCAGCGTCTTACTCCTGCTGACGGCTGCCGTCCTCGTTGTGTTGTACATCAGGCGAAGGAATGAACTGAAGAAGAAACATACCTTGAAGCGTATACTTCAAGAACATGAG CTGGTGGAACCTTTGACACCCAGCGGAGCAATGCCTAACCAGGCGCAGATGAGGATCCTCAAGGAAACAGAGTTGAAGAAGATGAAAATTTTGGGATCTGGTGCATTTGGCACTGTATATAAG ggcaTATGGATCCCAGATGGTGAGAATGTAAAAATCCAGGTGGCAATCAAGGTATTGCGAGAGAACACATCTCCAAAAGCAAACAAGGAAATCCTGGAT GAGGCGTATGTGATGGCTGGGGTGGCGAGCCCTTATGTATGCCGCTTGCTGGGGATCTGTTTGACCACCACAGTACAACTGGTAACTCAGCTCATGCCATATGGCTGTTTATTGGAATATGTACGAGAAAATAAGGATCATATTCACTCCAGGGATCTTCTTAACTGGTGTGTCCAAATTGCCAAG GGGATGACGTATCTAGAAGACATCCGCTTAGTGCATAGGGATCTGGCTGCAAGGAATGTTCTGGTGAGAAACCCAACGCATGTAAAAATCACTGACTTTGGACTTGCAAGATTGCTGGATGTGGATGAAACGGAGTATCATGCCGATGGAGGAAAG GTTCCCATTAAATGGATGGCTTTGGAATCCATTCTTCATCGAAAGTTCACCCATCAGAGTGATGTATGGAGTTATG GGGTCACTGTGTGGGAGTTGATGACTTTTGGGGCTAAACCTTATGATGGCATCCCAGCTCGAGAAATTCCAGATCTACTGGAGAAAGGGGAAAGACTTCCTCAGCCTCCTGTGTGCACCATAGATGTGTATATGATCATGGTGAAGT GCTGGATGATAGACTCGGAGTGCCGACCAAAGTTTCGGGAGCTAGTCACTGAATTCTCCCGCATGGCTCGAGATCCAAGTCGCTTTGTGGTCATTGAG GATGAAGAGCTCATGGCCCAATCCAGCCCTTTGACTACTCAGTTCTACAGTGATTTGTTGCAAGAAGCAGCAATAGATGATTTGGTGGATGCTGAAGAGTATCTGGTTCCTCACCAGGGATTTTTTGGATGTGATGAGTCAACAGTGGAACATCGTAGTAGAATATCATCTACGCAG AGTCAAGCCGAGACACAGATAGACCAGATCTTAATGGATGACACCAGCCACGTGGAACCACTTTTGTCTCGAACTTTATCTCACAAGTCAGATGCCAGTGCGTCTGATGATATAAGTGAAGGAGACTACGTGTTTGACCCACCACACCCCAAGGAAAGCAGTCTTAAGCGCAGGTATTGTGACGACCCCACATTGCTCGGAGGAAAGGACACAGTGGACGGAAGGGGAGTGGAGATGGATGGCTCCATCTCACCAGGATCTCCTTCATACCCTccgggatctcctgtatattcgCCTACATACTCTCCAGGATCTCCTGTGTATTCGCCTACATACTCTCCAGGATCTCCTGCATATTCTTCAGCATACCCTCCAG AATATGTGAACCAAAGAGAACCAAGCAGAAGTCGTTCCCCGGTGAAGACACCAAGAACATCAGTGTCCACTCTGGAGAGGCAGAAGGGACAGCTGTGCCGGAATGGTATGATCAGGGAGCCAAGGAGTCCAATAGCAATGGGTGCTGTGGAAAACCCAGACTACCTTCCCCCTCCAGGAATGTACATACCAAACTCTTTCCCCCAAGCCTTTGACAATCCTTATTACTGGAATCACGAACTCCGAGCAGAAAGTGAACCTAACCCAACGCAGAATGGATTTACCACACCAACTGCAGAAAACCCAGAATACCTTGGACTAGACGAGGCAATGATAAGGCCTCGGGATGTGACTGCATAA
- the ERBB2 gene encoding receptor tyrosine-protein kinase erbB-2 isoform X1, producing MDLQPWILGLLALLLQGGLCREVCTGTDMKLLHPYSYQSHYETLRTLYQDCQVIQGNLEITYLKEDDDVSFLKDIKEVQGYVLIAYNLLSYIPLEKLRIIRGAQLYQDRYALAVLSNSQSGGTVGLRELRMRSLTEILNGGLIIENNTQLCFHETIKWQDILSQNNPFHKDVVLGRGSRPCPQCSSSCGSLPSGTAGSCWGEGTENCQILTSVICQSGCQRCKGKYSSDCCHEQCAAGCTGPKNIDCLACLNFNNSGTCELHCPPLTIYNPLTFQTVTNVNARYTFGATCVVKCPYNYLATDVGSCTLLCPQVTQEVVVGDVQKCEKCDKCTKVCYGLGMDILKTTQTINSSNIEHFRGCKKIVGNLVFLSESLQRGSDNATQLTMEDLEVFKTLEEITGYIYIDTWPDALNSLQVFENLRVIRGRLLHNGAYSLVIRNLSISSLGLRSLKEISSGLVLIEGNSNLCFLDTVPWSKILRNSRQTILMTGNKPQATCAADGNACFHLCANAECWGSEASQCIQCEGLLRGLDCVDSCNVEEGEPREMINGSQCIACHPECMPQNASATCSGPQADQCLECAHYKDGAMCVNQCPSGKKVDSFVPIWKFADKDGSCQLCPVNCSHSCDKLDEKGCPIIVNNSQTYMIVAVVGSVLLLLTAAVLVVLYIRRRNELKKKHTLKRILQEHELVEPLTPSGAMPNQAQMRILKETELKKMKILGSGAFGTVYKGIWIPDGENVKIQVAIKVLRENTSPKANKEILDEAYVMAGVASPYVCRLLGICLTTTVQLVTQLMPYGCLLEYVRENKDHIHSRDLLNWCVQIAKGMTYLEDIRLVHRDLAARNVLVRNPTHVKITDFGLARLLDVDETEYHADGGKVPIKWMALESILHRKFTHQSDVWSYGVTVWELMTFGAKPYDGIPAREIPDLLEKGERLPQPPVCTIDVYMIMVKCWMIDSECRPKFRELVTEFSRMARDPSRFVVIEDEELMAQSSPLTTQFYSDLLQEAAIDDLVDAEEYLVPHQGFFGCDESTVEHRSRISSTQSQAETQIDQILMDDTSHVEPLLSRTLSHKSDASASDDISEGDYVFDPPHPKESSLKRRYCDDPTLLGGKDTVDGRGVEMDGSISPGSPSYPPGSPVYSPTYSPGSPVYSPTYSPGSPAYSSAYPPEYVNQREPSRSRSPVKTPRTSVSTLERQKGQLCRNGMIREPRSPIAMGAVENPDYLPPPGMYIPNSFPQAFDNPYYWNHELRAESEPNPTQNGFTTPTAENPEYLGLDEAMIRPRDVTA from the exons GACATCAAGGAAGTGCAGGGCTATGTTTTAATAGCATACAATCTGCTGAGTTACATCCCTTTGGAGAAATTGCGCATTATTCGTGGAGCTCAACTCTATCAGGATCGGTACGCCTTAGCAGTGCTGTCCAACTCACAATCTGGAGGAACGGTTGGCCTGAGAGAACTGCGCATGAGGAGCCTCACAG AGATCCTAAATGGTGGGCTGATCATAGAGAATAACACCCAACTTTGCTTTCATGAAACCATCAAATGGCAGGACATCCTGAGTCAGAACAACCCTTTCCATAAGGATGTGGTTCTAGGGCGTGGGAGTCGTCCAT GTCCCCAATGTTCAAGCAGCTGTGGATCCCTACCTTCAGGAACAGCTGGGTCATGCTGGGGAGAGGGCACAGAGAACTGCCAAATTT TAACCAGTGTTATCTGCCAGAGCGGCTGCCAGAGGTGTAAAGGGAAATATTCCAGTGACTGTTGCCATGAACAGTGCGCAGCCGGATGTACTGGGCCTAAGAACATCGACTGTCTG GCGTGCCTTAATTTCAATAACAGTGGCACCTGTGAGCTGCACTGTCCTCCTCTTACCATATATAACCCACTGACCTTCCAAACCGTAACCAATGTCAATGCAAGATATACTTTTGGAGCAACCTGTGTCGTCAAATGTCCTT ACAACTATTTGGCCACCGACGTCGGTTCCTGCACTCTTCTTTGCCCACAAGTAACTCAAGAGGTCGTAGTAGGAGATGTGCAGAAGTGTGAAAAATGTGACAAGTGCACTAAAG TTTGCTATGGACTCGGGATGGACATCTTGAAGACAACCCAAACCATTAATTCAAGCAATATCGAGCATTTTCGAGGATGCAAAAAAATAGTCGGGAACCTGGTATTCCTTTCTGAATCTTTACAGAG GGGATCAGATAACGCTACCCAGCTGACCATGGAGGACTTGGAGGTGTTTAAGACCCTTGAGGAAATTACAG GGTACATCTACATTGACACATGGCCTGATGCACTGAATAGTCTCCAAGTGTTTGAGAACTTGCGTGTAATTCGGGGAAGACTCTTACATAA TGGTGCATATTCACTGGTCATCCGCAATCTTTCCATCTCATCTCTTGGATTGCGGTCCTTGAAAGAAATCAGCAGCGGACTTGTTCTGATTGAGGGGAACTCTAATCTCTGCTTCTTGGACACTGTACCATGGTCAAAAATTTTGAGAAATTCAAGACAGACCATTCTGATGACTGGAAATAAACCACAAGCCACATGTG CAGCCGATGGAAATGCATGTTTTCATCTTTGTGCCAATGCGGAATGCTGGGGCAGTGAAGCGTCCCAGTGTATCCAGTGCGAGGGCCTGTTACGTGGGCTTGACTGtgtggattcttgcaatgttgaGGAGGG GGAGCCAAGGGAAATGATCAATGGAAGCCAATGTATAGCATGTCACCCAGAGTGCATGCCACAGAATGCTTCTGCTACATGCTCTGGCCCG CAAGCAGATCAGTGTCTGGAGTGTGCACATTACAAGGATGGAGCCATGTGCGTTAACCAGTGTCCAAGCGGGAAAAAAGTTGACTCCTTTGTGCCCATTTGGAAGTTTGCAGATAAAGATGGCTCCTGCCAGCTGTGCCCTGTTAACTGCTCCCATTC GTGCGATAAATTAGATGAGAAGGGGTGTCCCATCATTGTGAATAACAG TCAGACCTACATGATCGTGGCGGTGGTAGGCAGCGTCTTACTCCTGCTGACGGCTGCCGTCCTCGTTGTGTTGTACATCAGGCGAAGGAATGAACTGAAGAAGAAACATACCTTGAAGCGTATACTTCAAGAACATGAG CTGGTGGAACCTTTGACACCCAGCGGAGCAATGCCTAACCAGGCGCAGATGAGGATCCTCAAGGAAACAGAGTTGAAGAAGATGAAAATTTTGGGATCTGGTGCATTTGGCACTGTATATAAG ggcaTATGGATCCCAGATGGTGAGAATGTAAAAATCCAGGTGGCAATCAAGGTATTGCGAGAGAACACATCTCCAAAAGCAAACAAGGAAATCCTGGAT GAGGCGTATGTGATGGCTGGGGTGGCGAGCCCTTATGTATGCCGCTTGCTGGGGATCTGTTTGACCACCACAGTACAACTGGTAACTCAGCTCATGCCATATGGCTGTTTATTGGAATATGTACGAGAAAATAAGGATCATATTCACTCCAGGGATCTTCTTAACTGGTGTGTCCAAATTGCCAAG GGGATGACGTATCTAGAAGACATCCGCTTAGTGCATAGGGATCTGGCTGCAAGGAATGTTCTGGTGAGAAACCCAACGCATGTAAAAATCACTGACTTTGGACTTGCAAGATTGCTGGATGTGGATGAAACGGAGTATCATGCCGATGGAGGAAAG GTTCCCATTAAATGGATGGCTTTGGAATCCATTCTTCATCGAAAGTTCACCCATCAGAGTGATGTATGGAGTTATG GGGTCACTGTGTGGGAGTTGATGACTTTTGGGGCTAAACCTTATGATGGCATCCCAGCTCGAGAAATTCCAGATCTACTGGAGAAAGGGGAAAGACTTCCTCAGCCTCCTGTGTGCACCATAGATGTGTATATGATCATGGTGAAGT GCTGGATGATAGACTCGGAGTGCCGACCAAAGTTTCGGGAGCTAGTCACTGAATTCTCCCGCATGGCTCGAGATCCAAGTCGCTTTGTGGTCATTGAG GATGAAGAGCTCATGGCCCAATCCAGCCCTTTGACTACTCAGTTCTACAGTGATTTGTTGCAAGAAGCAGCAATAGATGATTTGGTGGATGCTGAAGAGTATCTGGTTCCTCACCAGGGATTTTTTGGATGTGATGAGTCAACAGTGGAACATCGTAGTAGAATATCATCTACGCAG AGTCAAGCCGAGACACAGATAGACCAGATCTTAATGGATGACACCAGCCACGTGGAACCACTTTTGTCTCGAACTTTATCTCACAAGTCAGATGCCAGTGCGTCTGATGATATAAGTGAAGGAGACTACGTGTTTGACCCACCACACCCCAAGGAAAGCAGTCTTAAGCGCAGGTATTGTGACGACCCCACATTGCTCGGAGGAAAGGACACAGTGGACGGAAGGGGAGTGGAGATGGATGGCTCCATCTCACCAGGATCTCCTTCATACCCTccgggatctcctgtatattcgCCTACATACTCTCCAGGATCTCCTGTGTATTCGCCTACATACTCTCCAGGATCTCCTGCATATTCTTCAGCATACCCTCCAG AATATGTGAACCAAAGAGAACCAAGCAGAAGTCGTTCCCCGGTGAAGACACCAAGAACATCAGTGTCCACTCTGGAGAGGCAGAAGGGACAGCTGTGCCGGAATGGTATGATCAGGGAGCCAAGGAGTCCAATAGCAATGGGTGCTGTGGAAAACCCAGACTACCTTCCCCCTCCAGGAATGTACATACCAAACTCTTTCCCCCAAGCCTTTGACAATCCTTATTACTGGAATCACGAACTCCGAGCAGAAAGTGAACCTAACCCAACGCAGAATGGATTTACCACACCAACTGCAGAAAACCCAGAATACCTTGGACTAGACGAGGCAATGATAAGGCCTCGGGATGTGACTGCATAA